One genomic segment of Clostridium saccharoperbutylacetonicum N1-4(HMT) includes these proteins:
- a CDS encoding 5' nucleotidase, NT5C type has protein sequence MKKLNICIDIDGTITDPYYWLNYANNYFNLKVSEEDINSYEISKVLGIEEKEYLKFYEELKFDIHRKQELREDVKNVLNKLFKNNNIYFVTARDKSLELLTNLYLKQNKIPFDDVFVLGTHNKVPTARNLNCDIFIEDSYDNAIELSASGFKVLLIDTNYNRDPINNNIIRVYNWMEILENINKMSKEKEVI, from the coding sequence ATGAAAAAATTAAATATTTGTATTGATATTGATGGAACTATTACCGATCCATATTATTGGTTAAATTATGCTAATAATTATTTTAATTTAAAGGTATCAGAAGAAGATATTAATTCCTATGAAATTTCTAAAGTACTTGGAATCGAAGAAAAAGAATATTTGAAATTTTACGAAGAATTAAAATTTGATATTCATAGAAAACAAGAATTAAGAGAAGATGTTAAAAATGTGTTAAATAAGTTGTTTAAGAATAATAATATCTATTTTGTTACAGCCAGAGATAAATCTTTAGAATTATTAACAAATCTGTATTTAAAACAAAATAAAATTCCGTTTGATGATGTTTTTGTTTTAGGAACTCATAATAAAGTTCCAACAGCAAGAAATTTAAATTGTGATATTTTTATTGAAGATAGTTATGATAATGCTATTGAGTTATCAGCTAGCGGATTTAAAGTATTATTAATTGATACAAACTACAATAGAGATCCAATAAATAATAATATTATAAGAGTATATAATTGGATGGAAATATTAGAAAATATTAATAAGATGTCAAAAGAAAAAGAAGTTATCTAA
- the mutS gene encoding DNA mismatch repair protein MutS: MALTPMMVEYIKTKEEYKDCILFYRLGDFYEMFFEDAETVSRELELVLTGKNCGLEERAPMCGIPHHAAAAYIPRLISKGYKVAICEQLEDPKEAKGIVKRGVVKIITPGTFIDNTTSLENDNTYLMAIQVYDDKIGISISDISTGEFKTTSFNNIRISLLDEIAKISPKEILVSETLSDDVIQDIKGITSALISKVNFEEFLVSKEDLIEQFSDMEVAGLTVEREITSRVLLKYIYETQKMSLTNINLLEQYEIINYMTIDGNSRRNLELTESIREKNKKGSLLWVLDKSATAMGGRTLRKWIDEPLIIKTEIEKRLNGVNEAFSSVSFNEDLRIALKEIYDIERIVGKISNKNVNAKDMLSLKSSLEKLPMVKKLLEDRLSDLLKEYHAELDELTDIKDLLDLSIKEEPSLSIKEGNIIKDGYNSEVDELRQSKLHGKEWIAALENREREFTGIKSLKVGYNKVFGYYIEISKSNYDSIPEGRYVRKQTLSNAERYITEELKVMEEKILGAEEKLINLEYALFSDIRDNIEKEISRLKKSARIISNLDGISTLALIALENDYIKPEINEDGIIDITDGRHPVVEKVIGRGEFVSNNTILNQNDKELLLITGPNMAGKSTYMRQVALITLMAQIGSFVPASKANISICDKIFTRIGASDDLAGGKSTFMVEMWEVSNILRNATQKSLVLLDEVGRGTSTYDGLSIAWSVIEYITKNDKLRCKTLFATHYHELVKLEGILPGVKNYSVAVKKMKDSVIFLRKIVEGGADESYGIEVAKLAGLPEAVINRAKEILQNLEGENNFDIHKVTNTEHDEAEASIDINISNNTVSVEENTSEVLKEEQSTIVEIKEEVKTKKHKEKDASNNMQLDFSFMEKEALLKEISQVDILSLNPMDAMNTLYKLVSEAKKLTN, translated from the coding sequence ATGGCTTTAACGCCAATGATGGTTGAATACATAAAAACTAAAGAGGAATATAAAGATTGTATTCTATTTTATAGATTAGGTGATTTTTATGAAATGTTTTTTGAAGATGCTGAAACTGTATCGAGAGAATTAGAACTAGTTCTTACAGGGAAAAATTGTGGCTTAGAAGAAAGAGCTCCAATGTGTGGAATACCTCATCATGCAGCTGCGGCATACATTCCAAGGTTAATTAGCAAAGGCTATAAGGTTGCAATTTGTGAGCAACTTGAAGATCCAAAGGAAGCCAAAGGAATTGTAAAAAGAGGAGTAGTAAAAATAATAACTCCTGGAACTTTTATTGATAATACAACTTCACTTGAAAATGATAATACATATTTGATGGCTATTCAAGTATACGATGATAAAATAGGAATTTCGATTTCTGATATAAGTACTGGTGAATTTAAAACAACATCTTTTAACAATATAAGAATAAGCTTACTTGATGAAATAGCAAAAATTTCACCAAAAGAAATCTTAGTTTCAGAAACTTTAAGTGATGATGTTATTCAAGATATAAAAGGAATAACTTCAGCATTAATTTCTAAAGTGAATTTTGAAGAATTTTTAGTATCAAAAGAAGATTTAATAGAACAATTTTCTGATATGGAAGTAGCTGGTTTGACAGTTGAAAGAGAAATTACAAGTAGGGTTCTTTTAAAGTATATATATGAAACACAAAAAATGAGTTTAACAAATATAAATTTACTTGAACAATATGAAATAATTAATTACATGACTATTGATGGAAATTCAAGAAGAAATCTTGAATTAACTGAAAGCATTAGAGAGAAAAATAAAAAAGGTTCTTTATTATGGGTTTTAGATAAAAGTGCTACTGCAATGGGTGGAAGAACTCTAAGGAAGTGGATTGACGAACCACTAATTATTAAAACTGAAATAGAAAAAAGGCTAAATGGGGTAAATGAAGCTTTTAGTTCTGTAAGTTTCAATGAAGATTTAAGAATTGCATTAAAAGAAATTTATGATATTGAAAGAATTGTTGGTAAGATTTCTAATAAAAATGTAAATGCAAAAGATATGTTATCTCTTAAATCATCATTAGAAAAGCTTCCTATGGTTAAAAAACTTCTAGAAGATAGATTATCTGATCTTCTAAAAGAATATCATGCTGAACTTGATGAGTTAACTGATATAAAAGATTTATTAGATTTATCCATAAAAGAGGAGCCTTCATTAAGCATAAAAGAAGGTAATATTATTAAAGATGGCTACAATAGTGAAGTTGATGAATTAAGACAATCAAAGCTTCATGGCAAAGAATGGATTGCTGCTCTTGAAAATCGTGAAAGAGAATTTACAGGAATTAAATCCTTAAAAGTAGGTTATAACAAAGTATTTGGTTACTATATAGAAATTTCTAAATCTAATTATGATTCTATTCCTGAAGGTAGATACGTGAGAAAGCAGACTCTGTCAAACGCTGAGAGATATATAACTGAAGAGTTAAAGGTAATGGAAGAAAAAATCTTAGGAGCAGAAGAAAAGCTTATTAATTTAGAATATGCACTATTCTCAGATATAAGAGACAATATAGAAAAAGAAATTTCAAGACTTAAGAAAAGTGCTAGGATAATTTCAAACTTAGACGGAATATCCACTTTAGCTTTAATTGCCCTAGAAAATGATTATATTAAACCAGAAATTAATGAAGATGGGATTATTGACATAACAGATGGAAGACATCCAGTAGTTGAAAAAGTAATAGGTAGAGGTGAATTTGTTTCAAATAATACTATTTTGAATCAAAATGATAAAGAATTACTTTTAATAACAGGTCCAAATATGGCAGGTAAATCAACTTATATGAGGCAAGTTGCTCTTATTACTTTAATGGCTCAAATTGGGTCTTTTGTACCAGCATCAAAAGCCAATATTTCTATATGTGATAAGATTTTCACTAGAATTGGTGCATCTGATGACCTGGCTGGTGGTAAATCAACTTTTATGGTTGAAATGTGGGAAGTATCAAATATTTTAAGAAATGCAACTCAAAAAAGTTTAGTATTATTAGATGAAGTTGGTAGAGGTACTTCAACATATGATGGATTATCCATAGCTTGGTCAGTTATTGAGTATATAACAAAAAATGATAAGCTTAGATGTAAAACATTATTTGCTACTCACTACCATGAATTAGTAAAACTTGAAGGTATCTTACCTGGTGTTAAAAATTACTCTGTTGCTGTTAAAAAAATGAAAGACAGCGTAATCTTCTTAAGAAAAATTGTAGAAGGCGGCGCTGATGAATCATATGGAATTGAGGTTGCTAAACTTGCAGGTCTTCCAGAGGCAGTAATTAATAGAGCTAAAGAAATTCTTCAAAATTTAGAGGGCGAGAATAATTTTGATATTCATAAAGTAACAAATACAGAACATGATGAAGCTGAAGCTTCTATAGATATAAATATTTCTAATAATACTGTTTCAGTTGAAGAAAATACCTCTGAAGTTTTAAAAGAGGAGCAGTCTACTATAGTAGAAATTAAAGAAGAAGTTAAAACTAAGAAACACAAGGAAAAAGATGCTTCAAATAATATGCAGTTAGACTTTTCCTTTATGGAAAAGGAAGCTTTATTAAAAGAAATAAGTCAAGTTGATATTTTGAGCTTAAATCCTATGGATGCCATGAACACACTATATAAATTAGTGAGTGAAGCTAAAAAGCTAACTAACTAG
- a CDS encoding ABC transporter permease — MNNTVMNLSILRLSIAYVFVFIMLIIFKARGIKRERQIIIASTRMTIQLIIMGYILMFVFNNSSWWLTSIMIVVMISFAIYNSIKRVKYNMSYELKKIIAFAMTFGALLTATFFIIIILGVQPWFNPQYFIPISGMIIGNSMTGIALGANKLCSSIEEKRIEIENSLMLGASPAAATKEIVNNSFDTAILPTMNNMLTMGIVSLPGMMTGQILSGTFPITAIKYQIGIMLAILGSTAVSTVIFVSLGYRTFFTKDHKLK, encoded by the coding sequence ATGAATAATACAGTAATGAATCTTTCCATTTTACGACTATCTATTGCATATGTCTTTGTTTTTATAATGCTAATTATCTTTAAAGCACGAGGAATAAAACGCGAAAGACAGATTATTATTGCATCAACCAGAATGACAATACAACTTATAATAATGGGCTATATATTAATGTTTGTTTTTAATAATTCAAGTTGGTGGCTAACCTCAATAATGATAGTGGTAATGATATCTTTTGCCATTTATAATTCAATTAAAAGAGTTAAATATAATATGTCTTATGAATTAAAGAAAATAATTGCATTTGCAATGACATTTGGAGCACTATTAACTGCTACTTTTTTCATTATAATTATCCTTGGTGTTCAACCCTGGTTTAATCCTCAATATTTTATACCGATTTCTGGAATGATAATTGGAAATAGTATGACAGGCATTGCTTTAGGTGCTAATAAGCTTTGTAGCTCCATTGAAGAAAAAAGAATTGAAATTGAAAATTCATTAATGTTAGGTGCAAGTCCTGCAGCAGCAACAAAAGAAATTGTAAATAATTCGTTTGATACTGCAATTTTACCTACAATGAATAATATGCTCACTATGGGAATTGTTTCATTGCCTGGAATGATGACTGGGCAAATACTTTCTGGAACCTTTCCAATAACAGCAATTAAATATCAAATTGGTATAATGCTTGCTATTCTAGGTAGTACAGCAGTTTCAACTGTAATATTTGTGAGTTTAGGTTATAGAACATTTTTTACTAAAGACCATAAACTTAAATAA
- a CDS encoding class I SAM-dependent methyltransferase, translating to MEELKKVIDEIINDEIIKLVISNKLNNNIEYNKITFVLKENNNKKYYQIEKYTDKQVFHENVDINILGEKLLEYVSSNYKQISAWSSNNTFDVKISKKGKVLLSKKKSDNAKLVNKSHNKEKNYILKEGMIIEPLIDLGIFTKEGKVINSKYDKYKQINRFVEIIDDEIKKNDYTDLTILDFGCGKSYLTFVLYYYFVEIKKINVKMIGLDLKADVIKKCNDIAKRYKYDNLHFELGDINGFKYNNKVDMVITLHACDTATDYALYNAIKWNAKMIFSVPCCQHEFNHQIKTNSLSILTKYGIVQERISALMTDSVRANLLECVGYKTQLLEFIDIAHSPKNILIRASKDHVSKDKKQKALAEVINLMKQFNLSPTLYKLLKDDTLI from the coding sequence ATGGAAGAATTAAAGAAAGTTATTGATGAAATAATTAATGACGAAATTATAAAATTAGTTATTAGTAATAAACTGAATAATAATATTGAATATAATAAAATTACATTTGTTTTAAAAGAAAACAATAATAAAAAATATTATCAAATAGAAAAATATACTGACAAGCAAGTATTTCATGAAAATGTTGATATAAATATTTTAGGTGAAAAGCTCCTTGAATATGTATCATCAAATTATAAACAAATATCAGCTTGGTCAAGCAATAATACCTTTGACGTGAAAATATCAAAAAAAGGTAAAGTATTATTAAGTAAGAAAAAAAGTGATAATGCAAAGTTGGTTAATAAAAGCCATAATAAAGAAAAAAATTATATTTTAAAAGAAGGAATGATTATCGAGCCTCTTATTGATTTAGGTATATTCACTAAGGAAGGTAAAGTGATCAATTCCAAATATGATAAATATAAGCAAATAAATAGATTTGTAGAGATAATAGATGATGAAATCAAAAAAAATGATTACACTGATCTTACTATTTTAGATTTTGGTTGCGGAAAATCTTATTTGACCTTTGTTTTGTATTATTATTTTGTAGAGATCAAGAAAATTAATGTTAAAATGATAGGCTTAGATCTTAAAGCAGATGTAATAAAGAAATGCAATGATATAGCAAAGCGATATAAATATGATAATCTACACTTTGAGTTAGGAGACATAAATGGTTTTAAGTATAATAATAAGGTTGATATGGTAATTACATTACATGCGTGTGATACAGCTACAGATTATGCATTATATAATGCAATAAAATGGAATGCAAAAATGATTTTTTCAGTTCCTTGTTGTCAACATGAATTTAACCATCAAATAAAAACGAATTCCTTGTCAATACTAACAAAGTACGGTATCGTTCAAGAAAGAATTTCAGCATTAATGACAGATTCAGTTCGTGCTAATCTCTTAGAATGTGTAGGCTACAAGACACAACTTCTTGAATTTATAGATATAGCGCATTCACCTAAAAATATATTAATAAGAGCATCAAAAGATCATGTATCTAAGGATAAGAAACAAAAAGCCTTAGCTGAAGTCATTAATCTTATGAAGCAGTTTAATTTAAGCCCAACATTATATAAACTACTAAAAGACGATACTTTAATTTAA
- the mutL gene encoding DNA mismatch repair endonuclease MutL, which produces MKRINILSEDTANKIAAGEVVERPASVVKELVENSIDANAQNIVIEIEEGGTALIRIIDDGDGIYKDDIAKAFLPHATSKIKESEDIFNISTLGFRGEALPSIASVAKVNLKSKEKDQDLGYEVTIEGNNFTEVTECGVNKGTILEVRDLFFNVPARKKFLKSVSKEASVINDIITRLALANPKISFKLYNNQKKVLHTFGNGELKDVIRTIYGKVITDNIIYFSETSDLITVYGYIGKEEIARGSRNNQSIFVNKRYIKNKALTVAVEQAFKSFSTVNKFPFFILYIEVYPEYVDVNIHPTKAEVKFNDERMLFKKIFGAVHTSLKNEVFETFAIKEENDNTYTPPTFEEITFKIKEEEEKVKLLNSSVKTMIEEGKDLKVNNNDHNIVTYSSNTIQPKINHIDNMPKIDVIIPVDLKSNSIEEVTVLKESIENPYNVDNNNEPLQEDEIATVETQNIKPEPIAKFPALSIIGQYNKTYILGEYDGTLYMIDQHAAHEKILFEKYLKEIEMGTIIIQPLMVPSIIDLSIDDYSYYEENKDVFKAAGFLLEEFGGNSLSLKEVPYFLGRLNPKDLFLDILDNLKNLGNGKTIEVKHNAIATKACKAAIKANDKLDINEMVKLIEDLRYIDDPFHCPHGRPVIIKFTSTDIDKKFRRIV; this is translated from the coding sequence ATGAAGAGAATTAATATTCTTAGTGAAGATACTGCTAATAAGATAGCAGCTGGTGAAGTCGTTGAAAGACCTGCTTCAGTTGTAAAGGAATTGGTTGAAAATTCCATAGATGCTAATGCCCAAAACATAGTAATTGAAATTGAAGAAGGCGGAACAGCACTAATTAGAATTATTGATGATGGAGACGGTATTTATAAAGATGATATTGCAAAGGCGTTCCTTCCTCATGCAACAAGTAAGATTAAAGAATCAGAAGATATATTTAATATAAGCACTTTAGGTTTTAGAGGTGAAGCTCTTCCATCTATAGCTTCTGTTGCTAAAGTAAATTTAAAATCAAAGGAAAAAGATCAAGATTTAGGTTATGAAGTAACTATAGAAGGAAATAATTTTACAGAAGTAACTGAATGTGGTGTTAATAAAGGAACTATTCTAGAAGTTCGTGATCTATTTTTTAATGTTCCAGCTAGAAAGAAATTTTTAAAATCTGTTTCAAAAGAAGCTTCTGTAATTAACGATATAATTACAAGATTAGCATTGGCTAATCCTAAGATAAGCTTCAAATTATATAATAATCAAAAAAAGGTTCTTCATACCTTTGGTAATGGAGAGCTTAAAGATGTTATAAGAACTATCTACGGTAAAGTTATAACCGATAACATAATTTATTTCAGTGAAACCTCTGACCTTATTACTGTTTACGGTTATATCGGTAAGGAAGAAATAGCAAGAGGTTCAAGAAATAATCAAAGTATCTTTGTAAATAAAAGATATATTAAAAATAAAGCTTTGACTGTAGCCGTAGAACAAGCGTTTAAATCTTTTTCTACAGTAAATAAATTTCCTTTTTTCATATTATATATAGAGGTTTATCCAGAATACGTTGATGTTAATATTCATCCAACTAAAGCAGAAGTCAAATTCAATGATGAAAGAATGCTATTTAAAAAGATATTTGGTGCAGTCCACACTTCTTTAAAAAATGAAGTCTTTGAAACTTTTGCAATTAAAGAAGAAAATGACAATACATATACACCTCCAACTTTTGAAGAAATAACTTTTAAAATAAAAGAAGAAGAAGAAAAAGTAAAATTACTTAATTCGTCTGTGAAGACAATGATTGAAGAAGGAAAAGACCTTAAAGTCAACAATAATGATCACAACATAGTTACATATAGTAGTAATACTATACAGCCTAAAATAAATCATATTGATAATATGCCAAAAATAGATGTTATTATTCCTGTAGATTTGAAATCTAATTCAATAGAAGAAGTTACAGTGCTTAAGGAGTCCATAGAGAATCCTTATAATGTTGATAATAACAATGAACCTCTTCAAGAAGATGAAATCGCAACAGTTGAAACTCAAAATATAAAACCAGAACCTATAGCTAAGTTCCCAGCACTCTCTATAATTGGCCAATATAATAAAACTTATATTCTAGGTGAATATGATGGGACTTTATATATGATAGATCAGCATGCTGCCCATGAGAAAATATTATTTGAAAAATATTTAAAAGAAATTGAAATGGGAACAATTATAATTCAACCACTTATGGTTCCGAGCATTATTGATTTAAGCATTGATGATTACTCTTATTATGAAGAAAATAAAGATGTATTTAAAGCTGCTGGCTTCTTACTTGAAGAATTCGGAGGTAATTCATTGTCTTTAAAAGAAGTTCCTTATTTTCTTGGAAGACTTAATCCAAAAGATTTATTTTTAGATATTCTTGATAATTTAAAAAATTTAGGCAATGGTAAAACTATCGAAGTGAAACATAATGCAATTGCAACAAAAGCCTGTAAGGCTGCAATAAAGGCAAATGATAAACTTGATATAAATGAAATGGTAAAATTAATTGAAGACTTAAGATACATCGATGATCCATTTCATTGTCCTCATGGCAGACCAGTAATTATTAAATTCACTAGCACTGATATAGATAAAAAATTTAGAAGAATAGTATAA
- the aat gene encoding leucyl/phenylalanyl-tRNA--protein transferase, whose translation MPVYRLPKEIIFPNPELSEEDGLLAIGGDLSLDRLLLAYCNGIFPWYNEGEPILWWCPKPRFILIPKEINISKSMKKIIKRDIFKVTFNADFEGVINNCKHIREDNNEETWISDDMKAAYINLFNNGYAMSVETYLDEELVGGLYGVKIGKCFFGESMFSKVSNSSKIALIKLAEKLYNEDYLFIDCQMQTKHLESMGGKFVDWNTFKNLLSNGLEEIYLDKK comes from the coding sequence ATGCCAGTATATAGATTACCTAAAGAAATAATTTTTCCAAATCCTGAGCTTTCTGAAGAAGATGGGCTTTTAGCTATTGGAGGCGATTTATCCTTAGATAGATTACTTTTGGCTTATTGTAATGGTATATTTCCATGGTATAACGAAGGAGAACCTATACTGTGGTGGTGCCCTAAGCCTAGATTTATATTAATACCTAAAGAAATTAATATCTCTAAATCCATGAAAAAAATCATCAAGAGAGATATATTTAAAGTAACCTTTAATGCTGATTTTGAAGGTGTAATTAACAATTGTAAACACATTCGTGAGGACAATAATGAAGAAACTTGGATTAGTGATGATATGAAGGCCGCATATATAAACTTATTTAATAATGGATATGCAATGAGTGTTGAAACGTATCTAGATGAAGAATTAGTTGGGGGCTTATATGGCGTTAAAATAGGCAAATGCTTTTTTGGAGAAAGTATGTTCTCGAAAGTAAGTAATTCATCTAAAATAGCATTAATAAAACTAGCTGAAAAATTGTATAATGAAGATTATCTTTTTATAGACTGTCAAATGCAAACTAAACATTTAGAAAGCATGGGTGGAAAATTTGTTGATTGGAATACCTTCAAAAATTTACTTAGTAATGGTTTAGAAGAAATATATTTAGATAAAAAATAG
- the fliB gene encoding flagellin lysine-N-methylase: MKEEVKIRYPSYIKEFKCIGGNCSDNCCHGWEIHIDKNTFDKYVKIQNNIFDTDILENIIVRKNCKNPNIDYGQIKLNNETQCPFLCKDNYCSIHANLGEDYLSKVCTTYPRIINKIDDCYELSLNVSCIEAARIILLKEEGITFDYSRELISNNYVIAKEINTNTYEINDTNYKHIKEIRDKSINIITNRKYKLSERLFDLGLFLENVRRKLCYNYDNTVQFVDEYDIRSNKVKFQRDINDYMLQISFYKGILEKLAASKFFISDNFSEIIDKVMLGFKFTEDKSLIENSQIYLKAYTILDKEVFEPYSYIFENYLVNHMFKELFPFSENDIVYDGYIMMLVRLSYIKFFIAGYYLSDGKITIDNIIKIIQSLTKEIEHDETYLKHILTHIKEYELDNKRFAKILL; the protein is encoded by the coding sequence ATGAAAGAAGAAGTTAAAATCAGATATCCCTCATATATTAAAGAATTTAAATGTATTGGTGGTAATTGTTCTGATAATTGTTGCCACGGATGGGAAATACATATTGATAAAAATACTTTTGATAAATATGTAAAAATTCAAAACAATATATTTGATACAGATATCCTTGAAAATATAATTGTAAGAAAGAATTGTAAGAATCCAAATATTGATTATGGGCAAATAAAATTAAATAATGAAACTCAATGTCCTTTTTTATGTAAAGATAATTATTGTAGTATTCATGCTAATCTAGGTGAAGATTATCTTTCAAAGGTATGTACAACTTATCCAAGAATTATTAATAAAATAGATGACTGCTACGAGCTTTCCCTTAATGTTTCCTGCATAGAAGCTGCAAGAATCATACTTTTAAAAGAAGAGGGAATAACATTTGACTATAGTAGAGAACTAATATCTAATAATTATGTAATAGCAAAAGAAATCAATACTAATACCTATGAAATTAATGATACAAACTATAAACACATCAAAGAAATCAGAGACAAAAGTATTAATATCATCACCAACAGAAAATACAAATTAAGCGAAAGATTATTTGATCTTGGATTGTTTTTAGAAAATGTTCGTAGGAAATTATGTTACAATTATGACAATACGGTTCAATTTGTTGATGAATATGATATAAGATCAAACAAAGTCAAATTTCAAAGAGATATAAATGACTATATGCTACAAATATCATTTTATAAAGGCATATTAGAAAAGTTAGCTGCTTCGAAATTTTTTATTAGTGATAATTTCAGCGAGATCATCGATAAAGTCATGTTAGGTTTTAAATTTACCGAAGATAAAAGTCTTATAGAAAACTCTCAAATTTATTTAAAAGCTTATACCATACTGGATAAGGAAGTTTTTGAACCTTACAGCTATATTTTTGAAAATTATTTAGTAAATCATATGTTTAAAGAACTTTTCCCTTTTTCTGAAAATGATATTGTATATGATGGATATATCATGATGCTTGTTAGATTATCGTATATAAAATTTTTTATTGCAGGCTATTATCTTTCTGATGGGAAAATAACAATAGATAATATAATAAAGATAATTCAATCTTTAACTAAAGAAATTGAACATGATGAAACTTACTTAAAGCATATTCTCACTCATATTAAAGAATATGAATTAGATAATAAGCGCTTTGCAAAAATACTTTTGTAA
- a CDS encoding NADP-dependent glyceraldehyde-3-phosphate dehydrogenase has product MFNCIKSENNVFKNLINGQWLSSKEDNFIEINSPIDNSIVGKIPAMTKEEVDFVISTAKRAQKDWSKVPINERAEILYKAADILVKNIDELAEIMVREIGKDRKSSRSEITRTADFIRFTADTAKNLSGESIPGDTFPGYKRNKISVVSREPLGVVLAISPFNYPINLAASKIAPAIIVGNSVVLKPATQGSLCGLYLAKVFQEAGVPNGVLNTITGKGSEIGDYVVTHKDINFINFTGSTEVGTRISKITSMVPLLMELGGKDAAIVLEDADLELAATNIVAGGYSYSSQRCTAVKRILVIDKVADELVAKVKEKISKLKVGNPLVDDVDIVPLINKKAADYVSELIEDAKNKGADLVAGGNRDGNIIFPTLFDNVTTDMRIAWEEPFGPVLPIIRVKNKDEAIEIANKSEYGLQSAVFTKNIDDAFYIADRLEVGTVQVNGKTERGPDHFPFLGVKASGIGTQGIRYSIESMSRPKATVINLLK; this is encoded by the coding sequence ATGTTTAATTGCATTAAATCTGAAAATAATGTATTTAAAAATTTAATTAATGGTCAATGGTTGAGCAGTAAGGAAGATAATTTTATAGAAATTAATTCCCCAATAGATAATTCGATTGTTGGAAAAATTCCAGCTATGACAAAAGAAGAGGTTGATTTTGTTATTAGTACTGCTAAAAGGGCACAAAAAGATTGGAGTAAAGTTCCTATAAATGAAAGAGCAGAAATATTATATAAAGCTGCTGACATTTTAGTTAAAAATATTGATGAACTTGCTGAAATAATGGTTAGAGAAATTGGTAAGGATCGAAAAAGTTCTAGATCTGAAATCACTAGAACAGCAGATTTTATAAGATTTACAGCAGATACAGCTAAAAATTTGTCTGGTGAAAGTATTCCAGGAGACACTTTTCCAGGTTATAAGAGAAATAAAATTTCTGTTGTATCAAGAGAACCCTTAGGAGTAGTTTTAGCAATTTCTCCTTTTAATTATCCTATAAATTTAGCTGCTTCTAAAATAGCACCAGCTATTATCGTTGGAAATTCCGTTGTCTTAAAACCAGCTACTCAAGGTAGCCTATGCGGCTTATATTTAGCTAAAGTTTTTCAAGAAGCTGGTGTTCCCAATGGTGTATTAAACACTATAACAGGTAAAGGAAGCGAAATTGGTGATTATGTTGTTACTCATAAAGACATAAATTTCATAAACTTTACTGGAAGTACAGAAGTAGGAACTAGGATTTCTAAAATTACAAGTATGGTTCCTCTTTTAATGGAACTAGGTGGTAAGGATGCTGCCATTGTATTAGAAGATGCTGATTTAGAACTTGCAGCAACTAATATTGTTGCAGGAGGCTATTCTTATTCAAGTCAACGTTGTACGGCTGTAAAAAGAATTTTGGTTATTGATAAAGTTGCTGATGAACTTGTTGCTAAAGTCAAAGAAAAAATTAGTAAACTTAAAGTTGGTAATCCTTTAGTTGATGATGTAGATATAGTTCCATTAATAAACAAAAAAGCTGCAGATTATGTGTCAGAACTAATTGAAGATGCAAAAAACAAAGGTGCAGATTTAGTAGCAGGTGGAAATAGAGATGGTAATATAATCTTCCCAACATTATTTGATAATGTAACTACTGATATGCGAATTGCTTGGGAAGAACCTTTTGGCCCAGTACTTCCTATAATTCGAGTAAAAAATAAAGATGAAGCGATAGAAATAGCTAATAAATCAGAATACGGCCTACAAAGTGCTGTCTTTACTAAAAATATCGATGATGCTTTTTATATTGCTGACAGACTTGAAGTTGGTACAGTTCAAGTAAATGGTAAGACTGAAAGAGGACCTGATCATTTTCCTTTCCTTGGAGTTAAAGCTTCTGGAATTGGAACTCAAGGTATAAGATATTCTATAGAATCAATGTCAAGACCTAAAGCAACAGTAATAAATCTATTAAAATAA